TTTGTCGCACCGATTTGGTTATGGCTGCATTACAGCAATCGCCAACAAAGCGGCGCTCAACTTAGCCATCAGGATATGCAACGTTTATCGCAGTTAACTGACGATGCACGCCGGATGCGTGAGCGCATTCAGGCATTGGAAGAAATTCTTGATGCTGAGCATCCAAATTGGAGGCAGTCATAATGGGCGATATGTTTAAAAACAATTCTTTTAAGAACGATTCTTTTAAAAACGATTATTTTAAAAACAATGTGTTAAGTAAGAAGAAACTCTATCGCGTGCCAGAAGAAGGCATGATCAAGGGCGTTTGTGCCGGGTTAGCACACTATTTTGATA
The sequence above is drawn from the Yersinia enterocolitica subsp. enterocolitica genome and encodes:
- the pspB gene encoding envelope stress response membrane protein PspB; translation: MSILFLAIPLTIFVLFVAPIWLWLHYSNRQQSGAQLSHQDMQRLSQLTDDARRMRERIQALEEILDAEHPNWRQS